A stretch of Bordetella genomosp. 13 DNA encodes these proteins:
- the argE gene encoding acetylornithine deacetylase → MSQACPSSSLDLLRELIAFPSVTLKPNAGLMARVQELLEHAGIASMLVPDPQDASRCNLHASVGPTDVPGVMLSGHTDVVPVEGQPWTVPPFEATERDGRIYGRGSSDMKGFVACAVMAMIRAARQPLRRPLQLALSFDEEIGCVGVRHLIRALADMRPAPSLCLVGEPTLMKIGTGHKGKAAYRALCCGQAGHSGLAPRYVNAIHTASDLIDALRDVQQDLASHGAREEGYAVPYTTVHAGTIRGGTALNIVPSDCEVNFEIRNVAGDEPAQILDRILELTRARMRDAQALPDAVPPQVQLVNAYPGLATPEDSPAVSLLASLLPADTPLTKVAFGTEGGLFRQQWNQTAVLVCGPGSIEVAHKADEYVEVSQIEACDLMLARLTEYLCQV, encoded by the coding sequence ATGAGCCAAGCCTGTCCTTCGTCCAGTCTCGACCTGCTGCGCGAGCTGATCGCCTTTCCCTCGGTCACGCTGAAGCCCAACGCCGGCCTGATGGCCCGCGTGCAAGAGCTGCTGGAACACGCCGGCATCGCTTCCATGCTGGTTCCCGATCCGCAGGACGCGTCGCGCTGCAACCTCCACGCCTCGGTCGGCCCGACAGATGTGCCCGGAGTGATGCTGTCGGGCCACACCGACGTGGTGCCCGTCGAAGGCCAACCCTGGACCGTTCCGCCCTTCGAGGCCACCGAACGCGACGGCCGCATCTACGGCCGCGGCAGTTCGGACATGAAGGGCTTCGTGGCCTGCGCCGTCATGGCCATGATCCGCGCGGCGCGCCAGCCGCTGAGGCGGCCGCTGCAACTGGCGCTGTCGTTCGACGAAGAGATCGGCTGCGTGGGCGTGCGTCACCTGATCCGCGCGCTGGCGGACATGCGGCCCGCACCGTCGCTGTGCCTGGTGGGTGAACCCACCCTGATGAAGATCGGCACCGGCCACAAGGGCAAGGCGGCCTATCGCGCCCTATGCTGCGGCCAGGCCGGGCACTCGGGCCTGGCGCCCCGCTATGTGAACGCCATCCACACGGCGTCCGACCTGATCGACGCGCTGCGCGACGTGCAGCAGGACCTGGCCAGCCACGGCGCGCGCGAAGAAGGCTATGCCGTGCCTTACACCACGGTGCATGCCGGCACCATACGCGGCGGCACGGCGCTGAATATCGTGCCGTCCGACTGCGAGGTGAACTTCGAGATCCGCAACGTGGCCGGAGACGAGCCCGCGCAGATCCTGGACCGCATTCTCGAACTGACCAGGGCGCGCATGCGCGATGCGCAGGCGCTGCCCGACGCCGTCCCGCCCCAGGTGCAGCTGGTCAATGCGTATCCGGGTCTGGCCACGCCGGAAGACTCCCCGGCCGTCAGCCTGCTTGCGTCGCTGCTGCCGGCCGACACGCCCCTGACCAAAGTGGCCTTCGGCACCGAGGGCGGGCTGTTTCGCCAGCAATGGAACCAGACCGCCGTTCTGGTGTGCGGGCCGGGCAGCATCGAAGTGGCGCACAAGGCGGACGAATATGTCGAGGTGTCGCAGATAGAGGCCTGCGACCTGATGCTGGCGCGGCTGACGGAGTATCTCTGCCAAGTCTGA
- a CDS encoding RidA family protein, producing the protein MSIEAKLAELGLSLPSAPQPLGQYTAASQAGDLLFISGQLPLRDGRVVWQGRVGAELTVDQGRQAAELAALNVLAQIRQHAGGFDRLDHLVRVEGYVASAPGFLDQPAVLDGASGLFARVLGDKAGHARTANSVAQQPGNAAVILVAIAQLKGV; encoded by the coding sequence ATGTCCATTGAAGCCAAATTGGCCGAACTCGGCCTCAGCCTGCCGTCCGCGCCCCAGCCCCTGGGGCAGTACACCGCCGCGAGCCAGGCGGGCGATCTGCTGTTCATCTCGGGCCAGTTGCCGCTGCGCGACGGGCGGGTCGTCTGGCAGGGCCGCGTCGGCGCGGAGCTGACCGTCGACCAGGGCCGGCAGGCCGCGGAACTGGCCGCGCTGAACGTGTTGGCGCAGATCCGCCAGCACGCCGGCGGCTTCGACCGGCTGGATCACCTCGTCCGCGTCGAAGGCTACGTCGCCAGCGCGCCTGGCTTCCTGGACCAGCCCGCGGTCCTGGACGGCGCATCGGGCCTGTTTGCCCGTGTGCTCGGCGACAAGGCCGGCCATGCGCGCACCGCCAATTCGGTCGCGCAACAGCCGGGCAATGCGGCGGTCATCCTGGTGGCGATCGCGCAGCTCAAAGGCGTCTGA
- a CDS encoding sensor histidine kinase — MLKAMLGFFLLAVCGLARAQSPVLHITEAQMWSSSSTTWMQPASMAELDAGDSAMNAADADWQPIRLPHARPRASWPRAAQGLAHRAEVQWYRMHIPATAFMTPQLRLYAARWQATGTLAVYVNGQRAWQSRGDRAWNNFNHPLWVDVGGLLQPGKDAWVYVRMANQPNTGGALSSMWVGPTADLLPSWRWRTFLQTALPTYWRGSFLLLGFFALGIAVWLRTNRRRDASLAPAGGAWPFALFFCMAVAQALAAFLFLVDDAGLAMSFAWFSWMTLVGMLTVPVCGFHFLGMVQHRPRPRLGRALVVYWAIVVVATLPYWWTERPGILAVQRLAILPPVLAQIYAAMANAWHERSRANMLLAAWGPVSLLMAWHDLRMQSYKADVEGIYLTPYVNLGLLTLFVYVAFTRYTRALAVAARARAVLAEQLAAQERELVQAHERLRVAEREQTLLNERQRLMREMHDGVGSSLMSALRQVELGRTPLDIAQVLRECIDDLKIAIDSLESTDADLLALLGALRFRMGPRLTGAGIALRWRMSDLPPLQWLDAQSALHVLRILQEVLTNIVKHSDATDITVTAAEAKAATSGVVTGVWVCVQDNGRPFMPPPPEVALPGRRGVANIRNRVAVLGARCAWQPLSGGTLFKLWLPLSRHCGEEQHDLSN; from the coding sequence GTGCTCAAGGCCATGCTTGGCTTTTTTCTGCTCGCTGTCTGCGGACTGGCGCGAGCCCAGTCGCCCGTGCTCCATATCACCGAAGCGCAGATGTGGTCGTCATCGAGCACCACCTGGATGCAGCCGGCTTCGATGGCTGAACTGGACGCCGGGGACAGCGCCATGAATGCTGCCGACGCCGATTGGCAGCCGATACGGCTGCCGCATGCCCGGCCGCGAGCGTCGTGGCCGCGGGCTGCGCAGGGATTGGCGCACCGTGCCGAGGTGCAGTGGTACCGCATGCACATTCCTGCCACGGCCTTCATGACGCCGCAGCTGCGGCTATACGCAGCACGCTGGCAGGCGACCGGCACGCTGGCGGTATACGTGAACGGACAGCGCGCCTGGCAATCGCGTGGCGACCGCGCCTGGAACAATTTCAATCATCCTTTATGGGTCGATGTGGGCGGCTTGCTGCAGCCGGGCAAGGATGCGTGGGTGTATGTGCGCATGGCCAACCAGCCGAACACGGGCGGCGCGTTGTCGTCGATGTGGGTCGGACCGACGGCCGACTTGTTGCCGTCCTGGCGCTGGCGCACTTTTCTGCAGACGGCGCTGCCGACCTATTGGCGTGGCTCTTTCCTGCTGCTGGGATTCTTTGCCTTGGGCATCGCCGTCTGGCTGCGCACGAACCGCCGTCGCGATGCCAGCCTGGCGCCGGCCGGCGGCGCGTGGCCGTTCGCGCTTTTCTTCTGCATGGCGGTCGCGCAGGCGCTGGCGGCATTCCTGTTCCTGGTGGACGACGCGGGCCTGGCCATGAGCTTCGCCTGGTTCTCCTGGATGACGTTGGTGGGCATGCTCACCGTACCCGTCTGCGGGTTTCATTTTCTTGGCATGGTGCAGCATCGTCCGCGCCCGCGCTTGGGCCGCGCTTTGGTGGTGTACTGGGCCATTGTCGTAGTCGCGACGCTGCCCTATTGGTGGACAGAGCGTCCTGGGATTCTGGCGGTGCAGCGCCTGGCAATTTTGCCGCCGGTGCTGGCGCAGATTTATGCAGCCATGGCCAACGCCTGGCATGAACGCAGCCGCGCCAATATGCTGCTGGCCGCATGGGGGCCCGTGTCGTTGCTGATGGCGTGGCATGACCTGCGCATGCAGAGCTACAAGGCGGACGTGGAAGGCATTTACCTGACGCCTTATGTGAATCTCGGCTTGCTCACCCTGTTCGTGTATGTCGCGTTCACGCGCTACACCCGTGCGCTGGCCGTGGCTGCGCGCGCCCGCGCCGTGCTGGCCGAGCAATTGGCCGCGCAGGAGCGCGAACTGGTCCAGGCGCATGAGCGGCTGCGCGTCGCCGAGCGCGAGCAGACACTATTGAACGAGCGTCAACGCCTGATGCGCGAGATGCATGATGGCGTGGGGTCTTCTCTGATGAGCGCGCTGCGCCAGGTGGAGCTGGGGCGCACGCCGCTCGATATCGCTCAGGTTCTGCGGGAATGCATCGACGATCTGAAGATCGCCATCGATTCCTTGGAAAGCACCGATGCCGACCTGTTGGCCTTGTTGGGGGCCTTGCGCTTTCGAATGGGACCTAGGCTGACAGGAGCCGGGATCGCGCTGCGTTGGCGGATGAGCGACCTGCCGCCGCTGCAGTGGCTCGACGCGCAAAGCGCCCTGCATGTGCTGCGTATCCTGCAGGAGGTGCTGACCAATATCGTCAAGCACAGCGATGCGACGGATATCACCGTGACCGCCGCCGAAGCTAAGGCGGCCACGAGTGGCGTGGTGACCGGTGTGTGGGTGTGCGTACAGGACAATGGCCGACCGTTCATGCCGCCGCCTCCGGAGGTGGCATTGCCAGGCCGCCGGGGCGTGGCCAATATACGTAATCGCGTGGCGGTACTGGGCGCGCGGTGCGCCTGGCAGCCGCTGTCTGGCGGTACCCTGTTCAAGTTGTGGCTGCCCTTGTCCCGGCACTGCGGTGAGGAGCAGCACGATCTAAGCAACTGA
- a CDS encoding LysR family transcriptional regulator: protein MTRHFDDLQLGSIEMFCLAAELSSFTAAANAAGVTPAAVSRSVSRLEARLGIRLFVRSTRHIRLSDEGRAYFDQVRPAIAQLVDAERQVGGQDAAGRLRISLPTPYAHYRVLPLLPAFRDKHPNVDVHVHISNRNVDFADDGYDLSVRGRAPDDSALIARKLEDAELVVVGAPDYLRRRGTPQTLEDLAAHDCIQFDRPSSGRRIPWTFRVDGESADILTDGPYGTGEDVLGGVTLARAGAGLFQTYRFVVEADLREGGLTEVLQQHGGSTRPFVLLYPHARHVSRRVRAFVDFLVDQLGD from the coding sequence ATGACCCGCCACTTTGACGATCTGCAACTGGGCAGCATCGAGATGTTCTGCCTGGCCGCGGAACTCAGCAGCTTCACCGCGGCCGCGAACGCGGCAGGTGTCACGCCGGCGGCCGTCAGCCGCAGCGTGTCGCGGCTGGAGGCGCGGCTGGGCATACGGCTTTTCGTGCGCAGCACGCGGCATATCCGGTTGAGCGACGAAGGGCGCGCCTACTTCGATCAGGTACGACCCGCCATCGCGCAGCTGGTCGACGCCGAGCGGCAGGTGGGCGGGCAGGACGCGGCCGGAAGGCTGCGCATCAGCTTGCCTACGCCCTACGCGCATTACCGCGTCCTGCCGCTGTTGCCGGCGTTTCGGGACAAGCACCCCAACGTTGACGTCCATGTCCATATCAGCAACCGCAATGTCGATTTCGCCGACGACGGCTATGACCTCTCGGTGCGCGGGCGAGCGCCCGACGATTCGGCGCTGATCGCGCGCAAGCTGGAGGATGCGGAACTGGTGGTGGTCGGGGCTCCGGACTATCTGCGCAGACGCGGCACGCCGCAGACGCTCGAGGATCTGGCCGCGCACGACTGCATCCAGTTCGACCGGCCGAGCAGCGGGCGCCGCATTCCGTGGACCTTCCGGGTCGATGGCGAATCCGCCGACATCCTGACCGACGGGCCTTATGGCACGGGCGAGGACGTGCTGGGCGGCGTCACGCTGGCGCGGGCGGGCGCGGGGCTCTTCCAGACGTATCGCTTCGTGGTCGAGGCCGATCTGCGCGAGGGCGGGCTGACCGAGGTGCTGCAGCAGCATGGCGGCAGTACCCGGCCGTTCGTGCTGCTGTACCCGCACGCCCGGCACGTGTCGCGCCGCGTGCGGGCGTTCGTCGATTTCCTGGTCGACCAGTTGGGGGACTGA
- a CDS encoding SDR family NAD(P)-dependent oxidoreductase has protein sequence MSNKTVVITGASSGIGFALAQAYLRRGDNVVGNARSQQGLDAAAGRLRQDDLGLPDRFLAVAGDIALASTAREIVRQATERFGRIDVLINNAGIFIPKPLGEYTGDDLDRIIDTNLKGFFHITQQAAAHMADHRDGHIVNITASIAMQPSSRVPALLPVLIKGGLNHATRALAIELSDKNIRVNAVAPGIIETPMHDPATFGFLNSLQPAGRMGKVEDIVGAVTYLTDSAYTTGAILPVDGGAAAGHW, from the coding sequence ATGTCGAACAAGACTGTAGTGATCACGGGCGCGTCCAGCGGAATCGGATTTGCCCTGGCGCAGGCCTACCTGCGCCGCGGCGACAACGTCGTGGGCAATGCCCGCAGCCAGCAAGGCCTCGATGCGGCGGCCGGGCGCTTGCGCCAGGACGACCTCGGCCTTCCCGACCGCTTCCTTGCGGTTGCCGGCGACATCGCCCTGGCCAGCACCGCCCGCGAGATCGTGCGCCAGGCCACCGAGCGTTTCGGCCGCATCGATGTGCTGATCAACAACGCCGGCATCTTCATCCCGAAGCCCCTGGGCGAGTACACCGGCGATGACCTGGACCGCATCATCGACACCAACCTGAAGGGCTTTTTCCACATCACCCAACAGGCCGCCGCACATATGGCGGACCATCGCGACGGCCATATCGTGAACATCACCGCCAGCATCGCCATGCAGCCCAGCAGCCGCGTGCCGGCGCTGCTGCCCGTGCTGATCAAGGGTGGCCTGAATCACGCCACGCGGGCGCTGGCCATCGAACTGTCGGACAAGAACATCCGCGTCAATGCGGTGGCGCCCGGCATCATCGAGACGCCGATGCACGATCCCGCCACGTTCGGCTTCCTGAATTCCCTGCAGCCGGCGGGACGCATGGGCAAGGTGGAAGACATTGTCGGTGCGGTCACCTACCTGACCGATTCGGCCTATACCACCGGCGCGATCCTTCCGGTCGACGGCGGCGCCGCCGCCGGCCATTGGTAG